GTAATCCAGCAACCCCGAATCATAAGTGCTTGTGGTTGTAGCCAGGACAACGATCGACCTTTGAGAACCTGAAAAAAGCTCGAGGGTAAATACACCTAAAACTGCAACAATTAATATCATGATCATTATTAGGATTCTGTTTATACTCATCCTTTAAGCCTCTTCGAAGCGTTATGTTTAATGGTACATATCGTTCCCGCCTCGGCTTTATAAGAATAGCGGTCACATAAATAACCGATGACCCCAGAATGAGATACCAGCTCTCATGTAAGATATGGCTTGAGTACCGTGGAAAGCCTTTGATAGGAAAGGGTGGAGCCGAGATCCTAGAGCAGGTGGAGATGGAGCAGTCGATCTCAAAGGCTGCTAAGAAGCTAGGCATGTCATATAGGTATGTCTGGAGCTACTTGAAGAGGATGGAGAGGACACTAGGAGAGCCGGTTATAGAAACCCATCGGGGCGGGAGTGGGGGAGGTGGAGCTAGACTTACAAGGGTTGGGAAGGAACTCCTCGAAGAGTAT
This genomic interval from Candidatus Bathyarchaeota archaeon contains the following:
- a CDS encoding LysR family transcriptional regulator gives rise to the protein MRYQLSCKIWLEYRGKPLIGKGGAEILEQVEMEQSISKAAKKLGMSYRYVWSYLKRMERTLGEPVIETHRGGSGGGGARLTRVGKELLEEYKGIENNLRKALAGQPIKEH